The Coregonus clupeaformis isolate EN_2021a chromosome 18, ASM2061545v1, whole genome shotgun sequence genome has a segment encoding these proteins:
- the LOC121550409 gene encoding corrinoid adenosyltransferase, which produces MASMITKPSHLRYILARTGKCLAVNWTKTSFGSERSYASKTDGESRIPKIYTKTGDKGFSSTYTGERRPKEDHVFEALGTTDELSSAIGLAREFCIDKGHTFTDQLDKIQCVLQDVGSNIATPRSSAREIHIKKTKFSSQPVADLEIWIDEFTEKLPPLTNFILPSGGKSSAALHIARTVCRRAERSVSPIVRSGEADPDVAKYLNRLSDYLFTVARYTAMKEGNEETIYKRPE; this is translated from the exons ATGGCTTCAATGATTACCAAACCATCTCACCTACGTTATATCCTAGCAAGGACTGGCAAATGTTTAGCTGTGAATTGGACAAAGACATCATTTGGATCAGAAAGAAG TTATGCCTCCAAAACTGATGGAGAAAGCAGGATCCCCAAAATATACACCAAAACTGGTGATAAAG GTTTCTCTAGCACTTACACTGGAGAGAGAAGACCCAAGGAAGATCATGTGTTTGAAGCATTGGGAACAACAGATGAATTGTCATCAGCAATAGG CTTGGCCAGAGAGTTTTGTATCGACAAAGGCCATACATTCACAGATCAGCTAGACAAG ATTCAGTGTGTATTACAAGATGTGGGATCCAACATTGCCACACCTCGGTCATCTGCAAGAGAAATTCATATTA AGAAAACAAAGTTCAGTTCCCAACCAGTGGCAGACCTGGAAATCTGGATTGATGAGTTCACAGAGAAGCTACCACCACTGACAAACTTCATATTACCT TCTGGAGGAAAGAGCAGTGCGGCCCTCCACATAGCACGGACAGTGTGTCGCCGAGCAGAACGCAG CGTTTCCCCTATTGTACGGTCAGGTGAGGCCGATCCTGATGTTGCCAAATATTTGAACAG ATTGAGCGACTACCTGTTCACAGTGGCCAGGTACACAGCCATGAAAGAAGGCAACGAGGAGACAATCTACAAAAGACCTGAGTGA